From the genome of Mucilaginibacter paludis DSM 18603:
TAACTGGGAAATTTGATAATTATATTGAGCTTGACTGTGGGCTAATGCCTGTAAATTTTTATGAACCTTATGGGACAAGTGTTGCGTATGACGCATAATGGCGTTGATTATTCTTTTGTGATCTTAAATAAGGAGCCCCTAAGCCGCGAAACCAGGGAAATTATTGTTTCGGTTAATGGCGAAACAAAAACGCTGGTACAGCGCGACCGTTCCTGGTTGCCTGCCGAAGAGGCCGGAGATGTGGAAGTTGCCATGGCTATTGGTAAAACGATAGCTTTGCGTTACCGGATTTAACAAAGCTTTTGCTTTCCGTAAGATCATAAACTATAGCAACCACAACCTGAATAAATTTTGATTCAGCAGAAGATGAACAAAGGAGAAAGGCAAAACGTTTACCAGGTTTATAACAAAATTGCAACATGGTTTGCTGCCAACAGGCCTACCGGTTTAATGGAGAAAGCCTATTTAGACGAGATGATAAGCCATTTACCCACCCAGGCAACAGTTTTGGATGTGGGTTGTGGTACCGGAGACCCGATTTTAAAATACCTTATCAGTAAAAAACTGAATGTTACCGGGCTTGATGCAAGCACCCAAATACTTCAAATTGCCAAGGCTAACTTCCCGTCTGTTGAGTTTATTTTGCAGGACATGCGGCTGCTTAATTTAAATAGAAGGTTTGACGCCATTGTAGCCTGGCATAGTTTCTTCCACTTACCCGCTGCCGATCAGCCGGCCATGTTCGCACTTTTTGCACAGCATCTCAATCCTGATGGAATTTTGCTCTTCACATCCGGCACTGAACATGGTGAAGCCTGGGGACTAAACGGTGGCGAAAATTTATATCATGCCTCATTGGATTCAGCAGCATATGAAAGTGTTTTAAAGAAGCATCATTTTAGGGTTTTGAAGCACGTTGTGAACGATCCGGATTGCGGTTATGACACCATTTGGATGAC
Proteins encoded in this window:
- a CDS encoding class I SAM-dependent methyltransferase; the encoded protein is MNKGERQNVYQVYNKIATWFAANRPTGLMEKAYLDEMISHLPTQATVLDVGCGTGDPILKYLISKKLNVTGLDASTQILQIAKANFPSVEFILQDMRLLNLNRRFDAIVAWHSFFHLPAADQPAMFALFAQHLNPDGILLFTSGTEHGEAWGLNGGENLYHASLDSAAYESVLKKHHFRVLKHVVNDPDCGYDTIWMTKYSL